Sequence from the candidate division WOR-3 bacterium genome:
GGAAAGAGCCTGCCGTTGATGTATTTGAGCACCTGATTGTAATCGGGCAGGGCGATACACATTCCGGCGGCTTCACCCTGATAGAACACCATCGGACAGATTTCCGGTTTGATAATTGAAACTAACTGGCGAGCAAGGTCGTCAATCTCTTCATCGGTCATCGGTGCAAAGTCCCAGTTTTGTGACCAGGCATCGTTATAGACCTCTTTGATGTACTTCAGGTCGGTTTTTAAATTCCGTAAGTCAACCGGTCGTACAACTAATCCGGGTTTATGCTTTAAGGCTTCGATTACCCGGCGGACCTTTTCCGGGACCGGTTGGTTGAGCGGCACTGAATAGGCGTAAAGGTCTTTGACTTTGGTTAATCCGCACTGTTCAAAGAGACGGGAGTAAAACGGTGGATTGTAACTCATTTTGATATAGGGCATTCCATCAAACGGTTCGATTAAGAGTCCGGCTTCATCATTCAGACTGGGGTTGGCAGGACCGTAAAGGAACTTCATACCTTTGGCACGGGCGAACTGGGCTGCGGCATTAAACAGGGCACGGCAGGTTTCCGGGTCGTTTTCGCATTCAAAGAAGCCGAAGAAGCCGATGGCAGACTGGTGGTATTGATTATAGTTATGGTCCACCGTGGCACAGATTCTTCCGACCACCTTGCCGTTCCGTTCCGCAAGCAACAGTTCCCTTTCCGCATGGTTCCAGAACGGGTTTTTACCCGGTGTCAGGATTTTTTTGCA
This genomic interval carries:
- a CDS encoding N-acetyltransferase encodes the protein MSTINIRPVKTNAELDQFVSLPFDLYKNDPYWVPPLISDCKKILTPGKNPFWNHAERELLLAERNGKVVGRICATVDHNYNQYHQSAIGFFGFFECENDPETCRALFNAAAQFARAKGMKFLYGPANPSLNDEAGLLIEPFDGMPYIKMSYNPPFYSRLFEQCGLTKVKDLYAYSVPLNQPVPEKVRRVIEALKHKPGLVVRPVDLRNLKTDLKYIKEVYNDAWSQNWDFAPMTDEEIDDLARQLVSIIKPEICPMVFYQGEAAGMCIALPDYNQVLKYINGRLFPFGWLKFLRFRNRITRARLWALGVKRKFHNLGFDALLYYESFIGAQKLGYTEGEVSWILEDNIAIIRPIVVWGGKPYRTYRVYQLPL